In the genome of Devosia rhizoryzae, the window AGCTCATGGAAGTGCGTGGCAAAGAGGGCGCGGCAGCCCGTGGTCTCGTGCAGAGCTTCGACGGCGGCCCAGGCGATGGAGAGGCCATCAAAGGTCGCGGTGCCGCGGCCGATTTCGTCCAGGACAACCAAGCTGCGACGCGTCGCACGGTTCAGAATTGCGGCGGTTTCGACCATTTCGACCATGAAGGTCGAGCGGCCATGGGCGATGTCATCGGAAGCGCCGACGCGGGAAAAGAGGCGATCGACGACGCCGATATGGGCGCTTTCGGCGGGGACGTAGCAACCCATTTGCGCGAGGATGGCGATCAGGGCGTTCTGGCGCAGGAAGGTGGATTTACCGCCCATATTGGGGCCGGTGACGAGCCAGAGCGATCCACCGCCTTCCCCTTCGCTGCCGGAAAGATCGGCGTGGTTGGCGACAAAGCTTTGGCCTTCGGTCTTGACCATGAGCTCGACCACGGGGTGACGGCCGCCCATAATCGCGAAGGCGAGGCTGTCATCGACCTGGGGGCGGCAATAGGCGCGGGTGGCGGAGACTTCGGCAAGGGCTGCGGTGACGTCGAGTTCGGCGAGGGCATCGGCGAGGGCCTGCAGCCCGAGCGTTTGCGCCAGGACCGCTTCGCGCAGGCGGGTGAAGATCGAAAGTTCTATGTCGAGCGCGGCGCCGTGGGCCTGGGCGATGCGCCCTTCAAGCTCGGCCAGTTCGGTGGTGGTGAAGCGCATGCAATTGGCAAGCGTCTGGCGATGGATGAAGGTTTCGCGGAAGGGCGCTTCAAGGAGCTTGGCGCCATGGGCGGCGGGCACCTCGACGAAGAAGCCGAGGACGCCGTTATGCTTGATCTTGAGCGATCGCATATCGGTTTCGTCCATCAGCCGCGCCTGGAGGGCGGCGACGACGGCGCGGGTTTCCGAGCCCAGCGCGCGTTCTTCGTCGAGGCGCCCGTCATAGGCCGGGCGGACGAAGCCACCATCACGGGAAAGGAGCGGGAGGTCGTCGTCGAGCGCCGCGGCAAGCTCGGTAGCGAGGTCGCGCGGCGCCGCGGCAAGGGTCGCGGTGAGCTTTTGGAGGTTTTCGGGCAGGTCCGGCTGGCGCCCAAGTTGCTCGGCCAGATCGAGCGCAGCCGCGATCGCCTCGCCGGCACAGGCGAGATCGCGGGGCCCACCGCGTTCTAGCGCCAGCCGGGAAAGAGCACGCGCAAGGTCGGGAGCGGCCTTGAGGTCGGTGCGAAGCCGGGCGCGCAGCAGCGTATCATCGACGAGCCGCGACACGGCATCGAGCCGGCGATTAATGGCCTTGCTGTCGCGCAGGGGCGCGGCGAGGCGGCTGGCAAGAAGGCGGGCGCCGGGAGCGGTGACCGTCAGGTCGATGGCGTGGCGCAGCGAGCCCTTGGATTGACCGCGCTGGGTCTGGAGAATTTCAAGCGAGGAGCGCGTTGCCGCGTCGATCGCCATCGTCGTGCCGGTCGCCTCGGTAACCGGGGGGCGCAAAGGGGCGCGACGGCCTTTTTGCGACTCGCCGACATAACCGACCAGCGCCCCGAGCGCCGCCCGGCTGGCGCGCGACAGCGAGGTCGGATCAAAGAGGTCCGCGGCAAAGGCCTGCCGCAGGAGGGGCATGGCGACTTCGCTATCCACCGTCTCGATGATGGTCGCGATGGGCAACCAGGCGGGCGGATAAAGATGCCGCTCGGTCAACAGAGCGCGCGTCGCGTCGGTGAGCAACAGTTCGGCCGGGTCGATGCGGGCCATTTCGTCGGCGAGTTCGGCGGCAGTGAGGTCGGCGACAAAGGTCTCGCCGGTGGAAATATCGGCCCAGGCGAGGGCAAAATCGGTCTCGCCGTGGCGCACCATGGAGAGTGCTGCAAGGTAATTGGACGACCGCGCATCGAGATGGTCGTCCTCGGTCAGGGTGCCGGGGGTGACCAGCCGGACGACGTCGCGTTTGACGACGGACTTGGAGCCGCGCTTCTTGGCTTCGGCGGGGTCTTCCATCTGCTCGCAGATGGCGACGCGGTGGCCGAGTTTGATCAGCTTGTTGAGGTAGTCGTTGGCGGCGTGGATCGGCACGCCGCACATGCCGATCGGCTGGCCCAGATGGGTGCCGCGCTTGGTGAGAACGATACCCAGGGCAGCGCTTGCGACCTCGGCGTCTTCAAAGAAGAGCTCGTAGAAATCGCCCATGCGATAAAACAGCAGGTAGCCGGGATTGACCGCCTTGATCTCGAAATACTGCGCCATCATCGGCGTCAGGCCCTGCGGCTGGGCGGTATCGATCGGCGTCTGATCCATCAAGCAGAAAGGTCCCGGCGGAAAGCCGAGACCTTATGACCTTCGATTAAAAAAACAACCGCCTGGGCCAAGCTTTGCCCCGCTAGTTGCTGGCCGTGCGGATCACCGATGCCGGTTCGACCAGTTTGCGGTAGAGATGCCAGGTGGCGTGGCCGAAGATCGGGAGAACCACGGCGAGGCCGACAAAGAGCGGCAGCGAGCCAAGGAAGAGGCCGGCACCGACGATCAGGCCCCAGGCGAGCATGGGCACGGGGTTGTGCATCACGGCCCGCATCGAGGTCTCGATGGCGACATAAGCGCCCACGTCGCGATCGAGCAGCAGCGGGAAGGCGATGACGGTGGTGCAGAGCACGACAAGGGCGAAGAGGGCGCCCAGCGCCGAGCCGGCGGCTAGGAGCGTCAGGCCACCGGGTTCGGACGTCACCTGGGTGAGAAGACCGGTTAGCGTACGGGGGGTGGAGGCGCCGAAGAGCGACTCGTAGAGCGCCTGGGCGCCGGTAAGCCAGAGGGTGAACAGGACCAAAAGCATGGCGCCGACGGCAAGAATGGAGCCGATGGCCGGGGAGCGGAAGACGCTCAGTGCCTCGCTCCAGCTCGTGTCCTCCCCCATCTCGCGCCGGCGCGAGATTTCATAAAGCGGGAGGGCGGCGATGGGGCCCAGGAGGGCAAAGCCACCCACCAGAGGATACAGCAGCGGCCAGGTGTGAAAACCTTCCATCCACACCGTCAGCACGATGCCGATGATCGGGTAGATCAGGATCAGCAGAATGTAGTGGCTGGGCTTGGCCCAGAAGTCGGCGGCGCCACGGCGCAGAACGTCGCTGAGGTCGTTGGTGGAAATGGTGCGGATCGCCGGCATGTCGAGCTTATCGCCGACACCGGCCATGATATGCATTCGGGCCATAAAGGTCTCTCCTCGGGTAAGGAGGCCGCAAGACCCGGCGTGGCGCCGATTGTGGCACGTGACGCAGAACCTGCGACCGCTACAAGGAAAAAGCCTACGCCTCGAGCCGGGGATTGTCGCCCCCGGCGCGAGAAATCGTGATCAGGCGGAGTAGCCGCGGCCGGCGACCAGTTCTTCGACTTCGTAGCGATCGCTTGCGTCGTGCTGCGGGCGATAGATGAAGTAGTCGAAATCGGCGGGGCTTGCGGTGCCGTTGAGGTCGTGGGCGGCGACGCCGACAAAGGCGCCGGTGAAGCTGCCATGGGCCTGGTGGCCGCCGCATTCGTCCGAAAGGATCGAGGCGTCGAAGACCGGGCCGATCGGCTGCAGCTCCTGCCCTTCAAGGGCATAGAAGAACTGGAGGGCCCGGCCGCGAATGGTCAAGGCCAGCTTGACCTTGCCCTCATTGGGGATATGCACCGGAGCGGCGGGGAATTTGAGCTTGCCGTCGGGCCAGCTCATTTCCGAAGACATCAGGAGGAGTTCGCGCTGGCCATCGGCATGGGCGGTCACCGCGAGGTAGAAGAAATTGTAGCGGCTGTAATAGGCGGTAAGACCCGCCATGGTGCGCTCGTCGGTCGCCTTGAAATCGACCACAGTCTCGGCGTCGTAGGAAAAGTGGGTCTGGCGGCGAGCAACCAGCGCCTGTTCGAACCAGGAACCAATGGATTCACGGCCAAACAAACGTAGTTTGCCGCCATCGGTCGAAAAAATTCGTTCGGTTTCCGGCGTGCGCAGCCACTGGAAGTCCTTGTGCAGGCCATTTTCGAAGGTGTAGCGCTGCTCGGCCCAGTAGGGAGCGTCGTCGCGGGTGCCGGGCACCTCGACATGAAGGGACGGGACCGGGCCGTTCTTGACGTAAAGCCAATCGTCGTCGGCCCAATAGGCTTCCTGGATCGAAGTTTCGCGACCAAGGACGCAGCGACGTTCCTGCGTGGTCGGGCGGCCGCCCAGATGGACGAGATAGGTCTTGCCGTCCGGCGTTTCGACGAGGTCGCCATGGCCGGCGCGCTGGATGGCGGCGAGCGGCGCGTCCTTGCTGGTCAAAATATGCTTGTCGGGATGGGTCTCGTATTGCCCGTCGAGGGTGCGCGAGCGGGCAAAGGTGCAGGCATGGTCATAGGCCGTGCCGCCTTCGGCGGTGAGGAGGTAATACCAGCCGTTACGCTTATAGATATGCGGGCCTTCGACCAGCTTGAGGTCGGTGCCCTTGTAGATATTGGTGATCGGGCCGACGAGTTTGCAGGCCTCGGGATCGAATTCCTGGATGACGATGCCCGAGAACAGCAGCGGGCGGACGCGGTGGTCCCAGGTCATGTTGACGAACCATTTGCGGCCGTCGTCGTCATGGAACAGCGATGGGTCGAAGCCCGAGGAATTGGTGTAGATCGGGTCCGACCAGGGGCCTTCGATATTTTCGGCCCAGACGATGTAGTTGTGCGCGTCCTTGAACGAGCCGTCCTTGCGCTTGACGTCGGTATAGACCAGCCAGAAGCGCTCGCCGTCATGGGTGAGGTCTGGCGCCCAGACGCCGCAGCTATCCGGATCGCCGCGCATGTCGAGCTGCGTCTTGCGGGTCAGCGGACGGGTGACGAGGTCCCAGTTGGCGAGATCCTTGGAGTGATGGATCTGGACGCCGGGAAACCATTCGAAGGTCGAGGTGGCGATGTAATAATCGTCGCCGACGCGGAGGATGGAGGGGTCCGGGTTGAAACCGGGGAGGATGGGGTTGGTGATTTGTGGCATGAGCGTTGGGCTCCATCGCCCTCTCCCCTTGCGGGAGAGGGTGCCCGAAGGGCGGGTGAGGGGTAGTCTCCACACGCTCAGCGCTCGTGGAGAAATCGCCACCCCTCATCCGTCGGCTACGCCGACACCTTCTCCCGCAAGGGGAGAAGGGAAGAGCGGCTCAATGCTTGTTAGACGTACCGATTAACCAGGTTTTCGAGATATTCCTGGCGACCGGACTTGGGCTGGGGATTGATCCCGTCGGATTCTACGCGGGCTGCGATGTCCGCCAAGCTCAGCTTGCCGCCCAGGATGTCGGCGCCGATGCCGGACTTCCAGCCGGCGTAGCGGTCATCGAGGAGCTTATCGAATTCGCCGTCTTCGATCAGCGCGGCAGCGCCCTTGAGGCCGCGGGCCAGCGTGTCGAGGCCGAGGATGTGGCCATGCAGCAGGTCGGCGGGATCGAGCGACTGGCGGCGCACCTTGGCGTCGAAGTTGAAGCCGCCCTTGCCGAGGCCGCCTTGCTTCAAAATGTAGTAGAAGGCCAGGGCCATTTCGCCCGCATTGTTGGGGAAGTGGTCGGTATCCCAGCCGGACTGGAGGTCATTGCGGTTGGCGTCGACCGAGCCGAGCTGGCCCAGCAACGAGGCGACGGCGAGTTCGTGCTCGAAGCTATGGCCGGCAAGGAAGGCGTGGCCGACTTCGATATTGCACTTTACCTTCTTTTCGAGACCGTACTTCTGCAGGAAGCCGTAGACCGTGGCGACGTCGAAATCGTACTGGTGCTTGGAGGGTTCCTGCGGCTTGGGCTCGATCAGGATCTGGCCGGTGAAGCCGATTTTTTCGGCATGCTCGATCACCAGCGTCAGGAAACGGGCCATCTGGTCCTGTTCCTGGCCGATCTTGGTGTTGAGCAGGGTTTCGTAGCCTTCGCGGCCGCCCCACAGCACGTAGTTTTCGCCGCCCAGTTCATGGGTCAGCTCGAGTACGGTCTTCACCTGGCCGGCGGCATAGGCAAAGACGGCCGGATCGGGATTGGTCGCGGCACCGGCCATGTAGCGGCGGTTGCTGAATAGGTTGGCCGTGCCCCAGAGGAGCTTCTTGCCGGTTTCCTGCATCTTTTGCGCAATGATGTCGCCGATGACGCGGAGGTTCTTGTTGCTCTCTGCCAGCGTTTCGCCTTCGGGCGCCACGTCGACGTCGTGGAAGGCAAAGAAGGGCACGTCGATCAAGTTGAAGAATTCGAAGGCCACTTCGGCCTTAAGCTTGGCGCCTTCAAGACCCTTGTCGAACCAGGGACGATCGAAGGTACGGCCGCCGAACGGGTCGCCGCCTTCCTGCGCCAGCGTGTGCCAATAGGCGATGGCGGGGCGAATATGGTCTTCCATGCGCTTGCCGGCGACCAGTTCGTCCTTGTTGTAGTGGCGGTAGGCCAGCGCATTCTTGCTGGACGTGCCTTCGAACTTGACCTGTTCCAGGCCCTTGAAAAAATCGCTCACGAACGTGCCTCCTCGATGGCGGGGTAGAGTGCGCGGTAGCGCGCATATTGATCGGAATAGGCGGCCGACAGGGATCGGTCGGGCGCAATGGTGGTCTTGATGGGCGGCATGGTCATGACCTCGGCCGGATCGGCGCCGGTTGCGGCACAAAGGCCGAGCCGCGCCGCGCCCAGCGCACCGCCGAAATCGCCGTCCTCGGGAAGGGCGATTTCCATGTCGAGATTGGTGGCCAGCATTTTGAGCCACAGGGCGGATTTCGATCCGCCGCCGACGGCCAGGAGGCGATCGATCCTGGTGCCGGCATCGGCAAGCACGCGCTGGCAATCGCGCATGGCAAAGGTCACGCCTTCCATGACGGCCTGGGCCAGCTGCGCGGTTTCGGTCGATTGGCTGAGGCCGGTAAAGGAGCCGCGCGCGCCGGCATTGTTATGCGGCGTGCGTTCACCCGAAAGGTAGGGCAGGAAGATGGTCTCGCCCGGGCCCTTGAACTGCGCCTCGGCCTCGGCCGAAAGCTCGGCCTGCTTCTTGCCGGTGATGCGGCTCAGCCAATTCAGCGAATCGGTCGCAGAGAGGATGACGCCCATCTGGTGCCAGGTATTGGGGATGGCGTGGCAGAAAGCGTGGACGGCGCCTTCGGTATTGGGGCTGAAGCGGTCGTTGGAGACAAACAGCACGCCGGAGGTGCCCAGCGACACAAAGCCTTCGCCGGGGCGAATGGCGCCGATGCCGCAAGCGGCCGCGGCATTGTCGCCGGCACCGCCTGCAATCACGACCTTGCCCATGCCCCAGCGCGCGGCGAGTTCGGGCTTGAGCTCGGCGGCAATGGCGGAGCCTTCCACGAGGCGCGGCATGTGGGCCCGGGTAAGCCCGGTGACCCCAAGTAGCTCGTCGGACCAGTCGCGCTTCGCCACATCGAGCCAGAGCGTGCCGGCAGCATCCGACATGTCTTCGACGGCCTCGCCGCTCAGCAGCAGGCGCACATAGGCCTTGGGGAGCAGGACACGCTTGAGCTGGCGGTAGATGTCGGGCTCGTGCTTGCGGACCCAGGCGATTTTTGGCGCGGTGAAGCCGGGCATTGCGATGTTGCCAGCGAGGTCGCGCAGGCTGGGGAGTTCCGCTTCCATTTCGAGGCATTCGGCGGCGGAGCGTCCGTCGTTCCACAAAATAGCCGGGCGCAAGACCTGGTCGTTGTCGCCGAGCAGCGTTGCGCCATGCATGTGGCCGGAAAGGCCGATACCCTTGACGGCAGCGAGTTCTGCCGGATGCTTGGCCTTGAGCGCGTCGATGGCGCCGAGCGTGGCGGTCCACCAGTCCTGCGGGTTCTGTTCGGACCAGCCGGGATGCGGGCGAACGGGCTCGACGGCAGGGGCGGAGGCGTCGCCGATGGGCTTGCCTGCCTCGTCGATCAGCAGCGCCTTGACGCCGGACGTGCCGATATCAATGCCGAGAAATGTCATGAGGCACGTACCTCAAGAACCTTCAACACAAACATCGATCATCCTCCCTCGGCCTTTTGGCCGCGCCGCTTTTCGCATGGCTGGCCCATCGCGACGCTCAGGGCGTTCGCAGCTCAGAACAGTCCACCGGACTGTTCTGCCCTAATGGGCCGCTCCTCATTAACGCAGATTGTCGCGCAGGAAAATCCCAATTTCAATGGGGTTTGTTTCGGTGCTGCGGCTGGTGCCGAGGGCCAGGGCGCGGGCGGCGCTGATAGCCTCGCGAATTTCGCCATCGGGGTTTTGATCCAGCACGACATCGATGGCGCCACTGCGGAGGCCGCCGCGCGTTGGGGCGGTCAATTCGTGCGCGATGACGCGAAGATGGCCTGTGCGCCCGGAGCGCTCCAGCGCTTCGACGAGACCGGCATTGCCGGCACCGAGATTGTAGAGGCCGGCAAGATCCGGGTGCTGGTCGAGCAGGCTGGTGACGATGTCGCCGGTTTCGGCGCGCTCGTCGTGTCCTTCGGCCAGGCCGATGATCTCGACACTTTCGAATTCGGCGGCGAGCGCCGATTTGAAGCCTTCGAGCCGCTCGGCATGGTCGCGCAGGTGGAGCGAGCCGGCGACGACCGCGACCTTGCCGCCACCCGGTAGAAAGCGACCGAGAAGGGAGGCTGCGGTGCGGCCGGCTGCGACATTGTCGATGCCGATGAAATTGCGCCGGGCGGAGCCGGGGAGGTCCGAGACCAGGGTCATCACCGCAATGCCGCGGCGATGGGCAGCGTCGACGGCGGCGATGATTTCGGGCTCTTCGCTGGCTACGATCACCGCGCAGTCGCAGGCGCGTGGATCGAGGGCATCGAGGCTTTGGGCGAGGGCCAGGGCATCAAGCGCCCGCATGCGGCGGGTTTCGAGATGCATGCGATCGGCGAGGGCAGGGCCGAAGCGGCGGTCGACGGCAGCGGCGAGGCTGTCCATGAATTCGTTGGAGCCATCGGGGATAAAGAAGATGACGTGGAGATCGCGGGCGCGTGCCATCAGCGACGCATTGAGGTCGCGCGAAAAGCCGAGCTTGCTTATGGCGTCTTCGACCTTTTCCGCCGTTGCGGCGCGCACGCCGGGGCGGCCATTGAGCACCCGGTCGACCGTTGCCAGCGATACGCCGGCGGCTCGCGCAACATCGTGCACGGTGGCCCGGCGCCTTAAGCTTTCTTCGGTCAACCCAGAACCCTCACCATCCTTCGCAAAGACTTGCGGGCGTTGCGCCCCACCGTCAAGTGCGCCGTTGCGAGCGGCGCATGATCGGGCTAGACCTCACGCCGCAATTGGGAGGGAAGAACATGGCTGTTACGGTTTCCGAATTCGGCACGTTCCGGGGCCAGCGGGTCGATCAGTTCCGGCTGGTGAGCGACACCGGGGTCGAGGTCGACATCATCTCCTATGGCGTCGTGGTGCGCGACTGGCGGGTGCCGGTGGCCGGCGGAACGCGCAGCGTGGTCCTCGGCTTCGAAACCTTCGAGCCCTATCCCGAGCATTCGCCGCATTTCGGCTCGATTGCCGGGCGCGTCGCCAATCGCATCAAGGATGCAAGCTTCACGCTCGACGGCGTCAAGCACGAGCTGGTTGCCAATGAGGGATCGCTGACACTGCATGGTGGGCCGGAGGGCTTGGGCCGGCAGGTGTGGAACGGGCAGGTCGATAGCGCCAACAACGCAGTGCGCTTTACCCACCATTCCCCGCATGGCGCCATGGGCTTTCCGGGGAGCGTCAATTTTTCGGCGACCTATACGCTCAAGGGAGACCGCTTGCGGCTCGAGCTCGATGCCACGACCGACCGGCCGACCCCGCTCAGCGTCGTGCAGCACCAGTATTTCAACCTCGGCACGACCGAAACGGTGCTCGATCACACGATCCAGGTGAACTCCTCGGCCTATACCGAAGTCGGCCCGGACCTATGCCCGACCGGCGCAATCCTCCCCTCGCGCGGCACGATCTATGACCTGCGCCAAGGGCGCACCATGCGCGACGCGACGGGGCAGGGCGTGGACTACGATATAGGCATGATGCTCGACAGCGGCCGCAACAAGGCCGAACCGATTGCGACCGTGGTATCGCCCGAGGGCGACCTCACTTTGAAGCTGTGGAGCGACCGTCCGGCAGTCCAGGTCTATAATGGCGTCTGGACCGACGTTGCGGTGCCGGGACTTGGCGGCAAGCGCTATGGCAAGTCGTCCGGCTTCTGCCTCGAGGACCAGATGCTGAGCGATGCGCTGCACAATCCGCATTTCCCCAACATCATCTATTCGCCCGAGCGTCCCTATTCGCATTGGAGCGAGTTCGAGATCGCGTGAGCTGCGCGGAGAGGGAATTTCAAGCGACGCCGGAGTGGAGCATGGACAAGACAGAGCGTCTTTTTTCCATCATGGACGCCCTCCGGCGCCATCGTCGGCCGATCACCGCGGCCGCGCTTGCCGAAGAGCAGAAAGTGTCGGTGCGTACGCTTTACCGCGACATCCAGACGCTGATCGGGCTGGGCGCGCCGATCGATGGCGAAGCGGGCGTCGGCTATATGCTGAAGCCCGGTTTTTTCCTGCCGCCGCTGATGTTCAGCACGGAAGAACTCGAGGCGCTGGTGCTGGGCGCACGCTGGGTCGAGACGCAGCCGGACGATGATCTTGGCGCTGCGGCGCGCAATGCCTTGGCCAAGATCGCCACCGCCTCGCCGGACGATCTGCGTGACCGGATCAGCGACACGGCGCTCTGGCCGATGGCGGTGTGGGGGCGGAGCAAGCGGCCTATTCCGGTTTTGGGCGACATTCGCCGCGCCATGCGTCAGGAGCGGGCGGTGCGGATCGATTACGAGGACGAGCAGGGCCGCTCGACGACCCGGATCATCTGGCCGGTGGGGCTGGCCTTTTATGAGGGCAAGCAGACGATTGCCGCCTTCTGCCTGTTGCGGCAGGCGTTCCGCAGTTTCCGGACCGACCGCATCGGGCAGCTGGTGATCACCGAAGATCGCTATGGCAAGCGCCGTGCGGTGCTGGAGCGGGAATGGCGCGACAGCTGGCGCCATGAGGCGCAGGCGGCCGAGCTTTAGGTTTCACGTGAATCAGGAATTCGGATTCACGTGAAACAGTTATCCACAGGCTAGAGGCCGAGGATTGCGTTTAGGTCGCTAGGATCGATGACGCCCGCGGTGAAGCCGAGCAGGGCGACAAGATGCACTGCAACGATGACGAGGGTGACGCCGACGAAGCTTTCCTTGCGTGTCTTGTGGCGGAAGATTGCTTGGCCGAGCACGCCGCCGATGATGCCGAAGAACAGGTCGACACTGTGCAATCGCTTTTCGGCCGTACGCCAGCTGCCGCTTTCCGCGAAGCGCTTGTCGCTGGCGTAGTTGAGGAAGGAGAGAACACCCATCACTGCGTAGGCGAGGCCAATCGCGAGGGGCAGGCGGTCGTAAGTCAGCGCGGTGGCCAGCAGGGTCATCAGCAAGAAAGCCACAGCGAAGCGCCAATCGAGCCTTTGGGCTTTCGGCGGCAGTCCGCGTTGGTTGACCTCGCGTGTGGCGCGCGGATTGGCGCCGGCAATGCTCACCGAACGTGCCTGCGGTCGTCCATCCTTGCCCCTGGCCGAAACGAAACTGACGCGATCCCCTTTGCGCGGGCGGTTGGCGATGCGACCGATATCGGAGATGTGGACGAAATATCGGGTATTATCTTCTGCGACGATGAAGCCGAAACCGCGTTCATCATTCCATTGCACCAGTTCGCCGCTTAGCTTCATCATGCCCCTCGCCGAGGCGAAAATAGCGGGTGTGCGCTTAAAAAGTGCTGAGCGAAATGGCTAGAAAATAGACTGACGCAGCGGCAGCTTGATGGGCGCTGCAAGGCCACGCTCAAGATCGGCCCAGAAGCCCTGGCGTAGGATTTCGGGAAAGACATGGCCCTGTGGCAAAGCCTCGCGCGCGAACCAGCCTGCTTCGACGATGCTTTCATTTGTCGCGGGATTGTTGCCGGTGTCGATCTCGCCGGACAGGTAGTCGGCAAGAAACCAGAACTGTACGATACGGCCGGTGTTGTCGATGAGTTCATCGATATATGCGAGGGTATGGGCGCGGACGCTGATGCCGGTTTCCTCCCAGGCCTCACGCTCGGCCGCCTGATGCAGCTCTTCGCTGCCCTCGACACCGCCGCCCGGCCCAGACCAGAAATCATGCTTGCCCGGCCGAAAGTGGCGGACGAGAAGAATGTGGCCGTCGCGCAGGGCCAGCACACCGGCGGAGATGCGGTGCTTCATGCCGAGCCGAAGTTGAGGCGATAGCTCAGCGCCTCGGCAATGTGGGGGCGGGCGACTTTTTCGGAGGCCGCGAGATCGGCCAGGGTCCGGGCGACCTTGAGGACGCGATGATAGGCGCGGGCGGAGAGGTTGAAGCGTTCGGCGGCCTGGAGCAGCAGGCTCTGGCTTTCCCGATCGGGCTCGACCATGCGCTCGATCAGGGCGGACGAGGCCGCAGCGTTGGTAAGGATATCGGGGTGACCGGCGGCTTCGTAGCGTTGCCGCTGGCGCTCCCGCGCGGCGGCGACGCGGCTGGCCACGGTGGCGGAGGGCTCGGGCGTAGTGCCAGCCACGATCATGTCGGTGGCGGAGACCGCAGGCACGTCGATGCGGATATCGATGCGATCAAGGAAGGGCCCCGAAATACGCGCCTGGTAGTCTGCGGAACAGGCCGCGCCGCGCTTGCAGGTGTGGCCCGGCGTTCCTGCCATGCCGCATTTGCACGGGTTCATCGCTGCGATCAGCTGGAAGCGGCTGGGATAGGAGACGCGGGCATTGGCGCGCGCAATGACTGTTTCGCCGCTTTCCAGCGGCTGGCGCAGGCTGTCGAGCACGCTGGTGCTGAACACACCAAAGTTCTGCATCGCACCCCTCATAAGCTCTTGAAATCATTGGCTAAAATTTTGACCAATTTTTGCTGACTCAAAGTTGTACCTCTGGAGAAAGCAAAGTTCTGCATCGGGGAACCGCGCAAATGTGGTTAACGCAACCTTACCACGGGCGCTTGGGTCGACCTAGAGGTATTGGGTGGTGCTGCACCTCTTGTCCGTGCGTTTGCGAAACCAGGCCGCCGTCTTTATCGCATCGAATCGGAGGCCGAGCTCCTAAAGGACCGATCGGTTGAGCCGCTATCAGCGGGCGAAACGGCCATTCGCTGTCTTTGCAGGCGAAGTGGCCTCTACGATCTTCTGCTTGTGGTCGCACTTGGGGAAGGCGCTGCAGCTGAGGAATGGACCATATTTGCCGTTCCGGACCTTCATGACGCCCTGATGGCATTTTGGGCAGGGAATGGCGGCTTCGCCATCGATCGCCTCGACGGGAATCTTGTCCATCTTCTGCAGTTCGTTGACGAAGCTCGAAGGCTTGTCGAGGGTCGTGTAGATGCGGATGTCGCGGCTTGCCCTGGTCAATGCCACG includes:
- a CDS encoding NUDIX domain-containing protein is translated as MKHRISAGVLALRDGHILLVRHFRPGKHDFWSGPGGGVEGSEELHQAAEREAWEETGISVRAHTLAYIDELIDNTGRIVQFWFLADYLSGEIDTGNNPATNESIVEAGWFAREALPQGHVFPEILRQGFWADLERGLAAPIKLPLRQSIF
- a CDS encoding aldose epimerase family protein, with protein sequence MAVTVSEFGTFRGQRVDQFRLVSDTGVEVDIISYGVVVRDWRVPVAGGTRSVVLGFETFEPYPEHSPHFGSIAGRVANRIKDASFTLDGVKHELVANEGSLTLHGGPEGLGRQVWNGQVDSANNAVRFTHHSPHGAMGFPGSVNFSATYTLKGDRLRLELDATTDRPTPLSVVQHQYFNLGTTETVLDHTIQVNSSAYTEVGPDLCPTGAILPSRGTIYDLRQGRTMRDATGQGVDYDIGMMLDSGRNKAEPIATVVSPEGDLTLKLWSDRPAVQVYNGVWTDVAVPGLGGKRYGKSSGFCLEDQMLSDALHNPHFPNIIYSPERPYSHWSEFEIA
- a CDS encoding helix-turn-helix transcriptional regulator, encoding MDKTERLFSIMDALRRHRRPITAAALAEEQKVSVRTLYRDIQTLIGLGAPIDGEAGVGYMLKPGFFLPPLMFSTEELEALVLGARWVETQPDDDLGAAARNALAKIATASPDDLRDRISDTALWPMAVWGRSKRPIPVLGDIRRAMRQERAVRIDYEDEQGRSTTRIIWPVGLAFYEGKQTIAAFCLLRQAFRSFRTDRIGQLVITEDRYGKRRAVLEREWRDSWRHEAQAAEL
- a CDS encoding DUF1294 domain-containing protein, with translation MMKLSGELVQWNDERGFGFIVAEDNTRYFVHISDIGRIANRPRKGDRVSFVSARGKDGRPQARSVSIAGANPRATREVNQRGLPPKAQRLDWRFAVAFLLMTLLATALTYDRLPLAIGLAYAVMGVLSFLNYASDKRFAESGSWRTAEKRLHSVDLFFGIIGGVLGQAIFRHKTRKESFVGVTLVIVAVHLVALLGFTAGVIDPSDLNAILGL
- a CDS encoding LacI family DNA-binding transcriptional regulator, with the protein product MTEESLRRRATVHDVARAAGVSLATVDRVLNGRPGVRAATAEKVEDAISKLGFSRDLNASLMARARDLHVIFFIPDGSNEFMDSLAAAVDRRFGPALADRMHLETRRMRALDALALAQSLDALDPRACDCAVIVASEEPEIIAAVDAAHRRGIAVMTLVSDLPGSARRNFIGIDNVAAGRTAASLLGRFLPGGGKVAVVAGSLHLRDHAERLEGFKSALAAEFESVEIIGLAEGHDERAETGDIVTSLLDQHPDLAGLYNLGAGNAGLVEALERSGRTGHLRVIAHELTAPTRGGLRSGAIDVVLDQNPDGEIREAISAARALALGTSRSTETNPIEIGIFLRDNLR
- the xylB gene encoding xylulokinase, producing the protein MTFLGIDIGTSGVKALLIDEAGKPIGDASAPAVEPVRPHPGWSEQNPQDWWTATLGAIDALKAKHPAELAAVKGIGLSGHMHGATLLGDNDQVLRPAILWNDGRSAAECLEMEAELPSLRDLAGNIAMPGFTAPKIAWVRKHEPDIYRQLKRVLLPKAYVRLLLSGEAVEDMSDAAGTLWLDVAKRDWSDELLGVTGLTRAHMPRLVEGSAIAAELKPELAARWGMGKVVIAGGAGDNAAAACGIGAIRPGEGFVSLGTSGVLFVSNDRFSPNTEGAVHAFCHAIPNTWHQMGVILSATDSLNWLSRITGKKQAELSAEAEAQFKGPGETIFLPYLSGERTPHNNAGARGSFTGLSQSTETAQLAQAVMEGVTFAMRDCQRVLADAGTRIDRLLAVGGGSKSALWLKMLATNLDMEIALPEDGDFGGALGAARLGLCAATGADPAEVMTMPPIKTTIAPDRSLSAAYSDQYARYRALYPAIEEARS